One window of Populus nigra chromosome 5, ddPopNigr1.1, whole genome shotgun sequence genomic DNA carries:
- the LOC133695354 gene encoding protein FANTASTIC FOUR 1-like, whose translation MKSQNQETSTQTHNSLQQSLLALRLETPEEEKFIKNCDSLSSSNSMAYNVSSPSSSTLNDEYIGVESCLDLENNEGIFAPSSKKEETNYGICNREKRDQRWAKKKEFPPPIPLLARTENLPSHMPWVLKRYYTSDGRLILREEKVRHHEYFRAHRCNGRLTLHLVPLDDEVSGLPFVFNHERRHGIENNDLECNDIEEDEQVLEQEHEEEQEENESLVEESTDVEVNGNDGVENDYCVKNVDSDDTLEEEEEGVHDDKRVPSVESSGSAGKCLNYSSVRTSSTCIFGVPVPAVRPVHS comes from the coding sequence ATGAAGAGCCAAAACCAAGAAACATCAACGCAGACCCATAATTCACTACAACAGTCTCTTTTGGCTCTAAGACTTGAAACCCCAGAGGAGGAAAAGTTCATTAAAAATTGTGATAGCTTAAGTTCAAGCAATAGCATGGCTTACAACGtttcatcaccatcatcttcaACTCTAAATGATGAGTATATCGGTGTAGAGAGTTGTCTTGATCTCGAGAACAATGAAGGTATTTTCGCACCatcatcaaagaaagaagagactAATTATGGGATTTGTAATCGCGAAAAGAGAGATCAACGGTGGGCCAAGAAAAAGGAGTTTCCACCACCAATACCATTGTTGGCTCGTACGGAAAATTTGCCTTCCCATATGCCTTGGGTTTTAAAGAGGTACTATACAAGTGATGGAAGGTTGATACTAAGAGAAGAGAAGGTCAGGCATCATGAGTACTTTCGGGCTCACAGATGCAATGGACGCCTCACCTTGCATCTTGTTCCTTTAGATGATGAAGTTTCGggccttccttttgtttttaaccaTGAGAGACGCCATGGCATTGAGAATAATGATCTTGAGTGCAATGATATTGAAGAAGATGAGCAAGTACTCGAGCAAGAACACGAAGAAGAGcaggaagaaaatgaaagccTGGTGGAAGAAAGTACAGATGTGGAAGTAAATGGCAATGATGGTGTAGAAAATGATTATTGTGTTAAGAATGTTGATAGTGATGACAcactagaggaggaggaggaaggtgTGCATGATGATAAAAGAGTTCCTTCTGTGGAGAGTTCCGGTAGTGCAGGCAAATGCTTGAACTACAGCAGTGTGAGAACAAGCTCCACTTGTATATTCGGGGTGCCTGTACCAGCAGTAAGGCCAGTTcatagttag